Proteins encoded within one genomic window of Pseudalkalibacillus sp. SCS-8:
- a CDS encoding peptide MFS transporter — translation MEGTIIEDKDVYTKKQKHPKGLFLLFITEMWERYSYYGMRSILILYLTAELISGGLGFDKASALQLYGIYTGLVYFTPLIGGYLTDKWMGLRTAITIGGITMALGDFTLFAVQEKWGLYLGLLLLIIGNGFFKPNISTLVGELYSKNDPRKDSAFTIFYMGINLGALISPLVAGLIYANWFASTTPTGIEVFGFKYAFLASSIGMIIGQVTFNALSKKYLGDIGTKPAAAKMKPSLDSNAKPKPLTKQEKQRTAVILILACFTVAFWAGFEQAGASFTLYTRDFVDRTVFGYEVPVSFFQSLNPLFILLLAPVVSALWLKLSKSKRGDFSIPTKMAFGLILLGLGFMVLVPAVMATGSDASNTLKVSMMFMVVTYLLHTLGELSLSPIGLSLVSKMAPVKIASLLMGVWFLSNAAANYLAGYIASLTTEFGYFEIFLYLGIAALILGLILLAISKPLQKLMHVDEIEEQEAA, via the coding sequence ATGGAAGGGACGATTATTGAAGACAAGGATGTTTATACAAAGAAACAGAAACATCCGAAGGGTTTGTTCTTATTATTCATCACAGAAATGTGGGAGCGTTACAGCTATTACGGAATGAGATCGATCCTCATCCTTTATCTGACTGCGGAATTGATTAGTGGAGGACTTGGATTTGATAAAGCTTCCGCATTGCAATTGTATGGGATATATACAGGTTTGGTATACTTTACACCCTTGATCGGAGGCTACTTGACAGATAAGTGGATGGGGCTCCGGACAGCGATCACCATTGGTGGTATCACGATGGCGCTAGGAGACTTCACGTTATTTGCGGTCCAGGAAAAATGGGGGCTTTATCTTGGGTTATTACTGTTGATCATCGGGAACGGCTTCTTTAAACCGAACATTTCGACTTTGGTCGGGGAATTATACTCGAAGAATGACCCTCGCAAGGACTCAGCTTTCACCATATTTTATATGGGAATTAATTTAGGAGCACTGATCTCTCCATTAGTTGCTGGGTTGATCTATGCGAATTGGTTTGCTTCAACGACGCCTACAGGTATTGAAGTCTTTGGATTCAAATATGCATTCCTTGCATCCTCGATCGGGATGATCATTGGACAAGTTACCTTCAATGCGCTTTCGAAGAAATACCTTGGTGATATTGGAACGAAGCCTGCTGCGGCGAAAATGAAACCATCTCTTGATAGCAATGCAAAACCGAAACCATTGACGAAGCAAGAGAAACAACGCACAGCTGTCATCTTGATATTGGCATGTTTCACTGTTGCGTTCTGGGCAGGATTTGAACAAGCAGGTGCATCCTTTACCTTATATACAAGAGACTTTGTTGATCGTACGGTCTTCGGTTATGAAGTACCCGTTTCGTTCTTCCAGTCATTGAATCCTTTATTCATCTTACTTCTGGCACCGGTCGTTTCGGCATTGTGGTTGAAGCTTTCCAAGTCAAAGCGCGGTGATTTCTCTATACCGACGAAAATGGCGTTCGGCTTGATCCTCTTAGGTCTTGGCTTCATGGTCCTCGTACCGGCGGTCATGGCAACAGGCAGTGATGCATCCAATACTCTAAAGGTTTCGATGATGTTCATGGTCGTCACTTACTTGCTGCACACATTAGGTGAGCTATCTCTTTCTCCAATCGGGCTCTCACTCGTAAGTAAAATGGCACCAGTCAAGATTGCATCCCTATTGATGGGGGTCTGGTTCTTGAGTAATGCTGCAGCAAACTATCTGGCAGGATACATTGCATCGTTGACGACTGAATTCGGCTATTTTGAAATCTTCTTGTATCTTGGAATTGCAGCTCTTATTCTTGGTCTTATCTTACTTGCTATTTCGAAGCCATTGCAGAAACTCATGCACGTGGACGAAATAGAAGAACAAGAAGCAGCATGA
- a CDS encoding DUF4489 domain-containing protein, translating to MENKTCTPFLKRGRTFNPVLPDQLARSEPPIVLAEVTVDVSDLDRPCVLVKFSEFIQFSLLGLNPKLDIFYRLVRKTNQPEDAQILQEWEFLFEAAQVTEIANLDTNQPTVLNFCDCLEDLHTDSLTYSLEIVEIVTNSVKSYSIMNKSLSATVICEEVSP from the coding sequence ATGGAAAATAAAACGTGTACACCATTTCTAAAACGAGGAAGAACCTTCAATCCCGTCCTTCCCGACCAGTTAGCAAGAAGTGAACCGCCAATTGTTCTGGCAGAGGTTACCGTTGATGTGTCCGATCTGGATCGGCCATGTGTATTGGTGAAATTCTCAGAGTTTATCCAATTCTCTCTACTTGGATTAAATCCAAAGCTCGACATCTTTTACCGTCTAGTCAGAAAAACAAATCAACCAGAGGACGCACAAATTTTGCAGGAATGGGAGTTTCTTTTCGAGGCTGCCCAAGTAACGGAGATTGCGAATCTGGATACGAACCAACCAACCGTATTGAATTTCTGTGATTGTTTGGAGGACCTTCATACGGATTCATTGACGTATTCACTCGAGATCGTCGAGATCGTCACAAATAGTGTCAAAAGCTACAGCATCATGAACAAAAGTTTAAGCGCTACGGTAATTTGTGAAGAGGTGTCGCCATGA
- a CDS encoding putative bacteriocin export ABC transporter: MSLIELTNVSKGYDKKSEIFSNVNLSVKKGEMIAITGESGKGKTTMLNIIGLITEKDKGSIHLFNKKNPGVHSKDAMMLRREKIGYLFQNYGLVEDETVAWNLELALEYKKLKKREKEERINQLLDEFGLGSLKEKRVYQLSGGEQQRIAIMRLILKESELILADEPTASLDEDNERVILGYLKKLNEKGVTIVVVTHNNDILHCFSRVIRLEDLTEV; encoded by the coding sequence ATGTCTCTTATTGAGCTGACCAATGTGTCCAAAGGATATGATAAGAAATCGGAAATTTTCTCTAATGTTAACCTCAGTGTTAAAAAAGGTGAGATGATTGCCATTACAGGTGAGAGCGGTAAAGGGAAAACGACCATGTTGAATATCATCGGTCTCATTACTGAAAAGGATAAAGGAAGCATCCATCTATTCAACAAAAAGAATCCAGGTGTCCATTCGAAAGACGCGATGATGCTAAGAAGAGAGAAGATTGGGTACCTGTTCCAGAACTATGGACTTGTAGAAGATGAAACAGTGGCTTGGAATCTAGAGCTTGCTCTTGAATATAAGAAACTGAAAAAAAGAGAGAAGGAAGAAAGAATCAACCAGCTGCTGGATGAATTTGGCCTGGGCTCCTTAAAGGAAAAGAGGGTGTATCAATTAAGCGGGGGCGAGCAGCAACGGATTGCGATCATGCGGCTCATCCTGAAGGAAAGTGAATTGATTTTGGCCGACGAACCGACAGCGAGTCTTGATGAAGATAACGAAAGAGTAATCCTCGGGTACTTGAAGAAGCTGAATGAGAAGGGTGTCACCATTGTCGTCGTTACCCATAACAACGATATTCTGCATTGCTTTTCTCGTGTTATTCGTTTAGAAGATTTGACTGAAGTTTAA
- a CDS encoding DUF3885 domain-containing protein, which produces MTMQLELFLQKYFQGLTLHPPLFYSWEPGIRFELADPSLTLEDARNQRRIEKRAFTLFDSVFENEDDLFMVKDFHCPKGDVVLQKRPLRFHKKYVKEHKALYRLKHRIVPSVYGEENDVTHRFIFPCRKNHIKYRKLLMAIAAEDSTNSNRLLKKPKYAYNVYFINVTKKIIFHMYDDRGCDVIAADKKEILYLYETYNEWILEYDREQIESVFR; this is translated from the coding sequence ATGACGATGCAACTTGAACTTTTTCTACAAAAGTATTTTCAAGGTCTTACCTTGCATCCGCCGTTATTTTATTCGTGGGAACCAGGAATCCGTTTTGAATTGGCGGATCCTAGTCTAACCTTAGAGGATGCTCGGAACCAGAGAAGAATTGAGAAGCGTGCTTTCACCCTCTTTGATTCGGTTTTTGAGAATGAAGATGACCTTTTCATGGTGAAGGATTTTCACTGTCCCAAAGGGGATGTTGTACTTCAGAAAAGACCGTTACGTTTCCATAAGAAATATGTAAAAGAGCATAAAGCTTTGTACAGATTGAAGCATCGTATCGTGCCAAGTGTTTACGGGGAGGAAAACGATGTGACACATCGTTTCATCTTTCCTTGTAGGAAGAATCACATCAAGTACAGAAAGCTTTTAATGGCGATTGCAGCTGAAGATTCGACCAACTCTAATAGGCTTCTAAAAAAGCCGAAATATGCATATAACGTGTATTTCATTAACGTTACGAAGAAAATCATCTTCCATATGTATGATGATCGTGGCTGTGACGTAATCGCAGCGGATAAAAAAGAGATTCTTTATCTATATGAAACGTATAACGAATGGATTTTGGAGTACGATCGCGAGCAGATAGAAAGCGTATTTCGTTAA
- a CDS encoding DUF4489 domain-containing protein yields MNERRSTPKPRLFLGQNKQMSTVVTNQGHQKKSVPFVKCGKVFNPVLPLKLTKKGTPVILTQVTVNTERITEPCILINFSCFVTSILRQQNFVSLIFRLVKSSSDDNKQEVLRTWPFKRELVTDTNIKEPVVFNFCEWLATDNGGTFTYTIELVSVDLSKQTSYNITQKSMTAQVFCGTGKF; encoded by the coding sequence ATGAATGAACGCCGTTCTACCCCAAAACCTCGGCTGTTTCTCGGTCAAAATAAGCAAATGAGCACCGTTGTCACCAATCAGGGACATCAGAAAAAAAGTGTCCCGTTTGTTAAATGCGGAAAAGTATTTAATCCAGTACTGCCGCTCAAGTTAACGAAAAAAGGGACGCCAGTCATATTAACGCAAGTGACGGTGAATACAGAACGGATAACGGAGCCTTGTATTCTGATCAACTTTTCCTGTTTCGTTACGTCCATCCTAAGGCAACAAAATTTTGTGAGTCTCATTTTCCGGTTGGTCAAATCCTCTTCAGATGACAACAAACAAGAAGTCCTCCGAACATGGCCTTTCAAACGGGAGCTCGTAACCGATACGAACATTAAAGAGCCAGTCGTCTTCAATTTCTGTGAATGGTTAGCGACTGATAACGGAGGGACGTTTACGTATACCATCGAGTTGGTGAGCGTGGATTTATCTAAACAAACCTCTTATAACATCACTCAAAAGAGCATGACTGCCCAAGTCTTTTGCGGTACGGGGAAATTTTGA
- a CDS encoding tetratricopeptide repeat protein: MDIGVLKDELLSINAYIYFDENEYLREKPKDPEVIKAFVSKLEVALKHVEEDEDVYFLQGTLGNLYRILGQPEKAIAHLTRSLEVAIEKKDEKKEVVSYIRLGEALKYDNQHEMALHYFNRAFTYCEKSDLKVFKDFALQHKGKCLLEQGKLDEALSCFHEALEIRKAKNEPSLIDSTEQAIQLVAQIR, encoded by the coding sequence GTGGATATAGGAGTATTAAAGGATGAGCTATTGTCGATTAACGCGTATATTTACTTTGATGAAAACGAGTACTTAAGAGAAAAACCGAAGGATCCGGAAGTTATCAAGGCATTTGTTTCTAAGTTGGAAGTCGCTTTGAAGCATGTGGAAGAAGATGAGGATGTTTACTTTCTACAAGGAACGTTGGGAAATCTTTATCGGATCCTTGGTCAGCCTGAAAAAGCAATTGCCCATTTAACAAGAAGCCTAGAGGTGGCAATTGAGAAGAAAGACGAGAAAAAAGAGGTCGTCTCTTACATCCGTCTTGGTGAAGCATTGAAGTATGATAACCAGCATGAAATGGCTCTCCACTACTTTAATCGTGCATTCACGTATTGTGAGAAAAGCGATTTAAAGGTGTTCAAAGATTTCGCCTTACAGCACAAAGGAAAATGCTTGTTGGAACAGGGGAAATTGGATGAGGCATTATCTTGTTTCCATGAAGCACTGGAAATAAGGAAGGCAAAGAATGAACCTTCCTTAATAGATTCCACAGAACAGGCCATCCAGCTTGTAGCTCAAATTCGTTAA
- a CDS encoding S8 family peptidase gives MNFLPNQIVIGFHANVSSQRALEIIRLVGGTVIDQIPQLNIYVIKVDSSRMNTTLRLLSNFPEVKFAEFNGLMVTQLTPNDPLFPQQWGLLKINSTRAWNVTRGSSLLKIAILDTGVNGGHPDLIDKMVLNVNFSTSSTSQDVNGHGTHVAGIAAATTRNDIGVAGLAINPKIMNIKVLDDSGSGSFSDVAKGIVNATDNGAKVINMSLGGPSFSSSVQSAVQYAAGRGVIQVAAAGNDNTQDLFYPAAYPEVISVAALARDDTKASFSNFGSAWVDVAAPGIDILSTLPTTTNMMGQTNYGYLSGTSMAAPFVSGLAALLASLEPNANKVRNAIETTTVPVPGKGTLYENGRINTYAALLKITGQ, from the coding sequence ATGAATTTTTTACCTAATCAAATTGTAATCGGTTTCCATGCAAATGTTTCTTCTCAAAGAGCGTTAGAAATCATCAGGTTAGTCGGTGGTACAGTTATCGATCAAATTCCACAACTTAATATATACGTTATCAAAGTCGATTCGAGTCGTATGAATACGACACTTCGACTTCTCTCAAATTTCCCAGAGGTTAAGTTTGCTGAATTCAATGGATTGATGGTTACTCAGCTGACACCGAATGATCCGCTGTTTCCTCAACAATGGGGTCTATTGAAAATCAATTCGACTAGAGCTTGGAATGTCACGAGAGGGTCTTCTCTCTTGAAAATTGCGATTCTAGATACGGGCGTGAATGGTGGACATCCTGATTTGATTGATAAAATGGTCTTGAATGTCAACTTCTCGACTTCGTCAACGTCCCAAGATGTGAACGGTCATGGTACTCATGTTGCTGGTATTGCTGCTGCTACAACAAGGAATGATATTGGCGTTGCTGGTCTAGCGATTAACCCTAAAATCATGAATATCAAGGTTCTGGATGACAGTGGCAGCGGGTCATTCAGTGATGTTGCGAAAGGGATCGTCAATGCGACAGACAATGGTGCAAAAGTCATTAATATGAGCCTTGGTGGTCCTTCGTTCAGTTCAAGTGTACAAAGTGCTGTTCAATACGCTGCAGGTAGAGGAGTCATCCAAGTTGCTGCAGCTGGAAACGATAATACACAGGATCTCTTTTATCCGGCAGCTTACCCAGAAGTCATCAGTGTGGCAGCGCTTGCCCGAGATGATACGAAGGCGTCATTTTCGAATTTCGGCTCAGCATGGGTTGATGTTGCTGCACCAGGTATCGACATCCTCTCGACGTTACCAACCACTACGAACATGATGGGGCAGACGAACTATGGATATCTCTCAGGGACCTCAATGGCTGCACCATTTGTAAGTGGACTTGCTGCATTGCTTGCTTCCCTCGAACCAAATGCAAATAAAGTGCGTAATGCAATTGAAACGACAACGGTACCGGTTCCTGGTAAAGGAACATTGTATGAGAATGGTCGTATCAACACGTATGCTGCGTTATTAAAAATCACCGGACAGTAA